A stretch of Vibrio aphrogenes DNA encodes these proteins:
- the xthA gene encoding exodeoxyribonuclease III — protein sequence MKVISFNINGLRARLHQLQAIIDKHQPDVIGLQEIKVHDEAFPLADVEAMGYHVYFHGQKAHYGVAMLCKQEPISVQKGFSTDTDEHQRRMIMATFEDESGQKTTVMNGYFPQGDNIKHETKFPYKRQFYKDLMTHLNTHHTSDEQIIVMGDINISPIDLDIGIGEPNAKRWLKTGKCSFQPEEREWLKTLLDWGFEDTFRNLHPKVDDQFSWFDYRSRGFDDNRGLRIDVILATPTLAEKCVEAGIDYELRGIEKPSDHAPIWSVFK from the coding sequence ATGAAAGTAATCAGTTTCAATATTAATGGCCTTCGCGCCCGTCTTCACCAACTGCAAGCCATCATTGATAAACATCAACCTGATGTGATTGGCCTACAAGAAATTAAAGTACACGATGAAGCCTTCCCACTCGCGGATGTTGAGGCCATGGGCTATCACGTTTATTTCCACGGTCAAAAAGCGCATTACGGTGTGGCGATGCTGTGTAAGCAAGAGCCCATTTCGGTGCAAAAAGGCTTTTCAACCGATACTGATGAACACCAACGCCGCATGATCATGGCTACCTTTGAAGATGAAAGCGGTCAGAAGACGACCGTGATGAATGGTTACTTCCCGCAAGGTGACAACATCAAGCATGAAACCAAATTCCCATACAAACGTCAGTTTTATAAAGACTTGATGACCCATTTGAATACTCACCATACTAGCGATGAACAAATCATCGTCATGGGCGATATCAATATTAGCCCGATTGATTTAGATATTGGTATTGGTGAACCGAATGCAAAACGCTGGCTAAAAACGGGCAAATGTTCATTCCAACCCGAAGAGCGTGAATGGCTGAAAACCTTATTAGATTGGGGCTTTGAAGATACTTTCCGTAATCTACATCCTAAGGTTGATGACCAATTCTCATGGTTTGATTATCGCTCACGTGGTTTTGACGATAACCGCGGCCTGCGTATTGATGTAATTTTAGCAACGCCAACTCTTGCTGAAAAATGTGTTGAGGCCGGTATCGATTACGAGTTGCGTGGCATTGAAAAACCTTCCGATCACGCCCCTATTTGGTCGGTTTTTAAATAA
- a CDS encoding ABC transporter permease has translation MDFSVVIDSLPLYFQGLWTTFWLVGLSLIIGLLIAIPAGVARTSSNPLINFPVWCYSYFFRGTPLLVQLYLIYYGSNQFMQVRDTLWEHAWFCALVAFVLNTGAYTAEIFAGAIKGLHKGEIEAAKAYGMPKWKIYQRIILPSALRRALPAYSNEVIFMLHGSAVAGIVTVMDITGVARLVNSRTYAPFEAFFTAGVFYMILSMSIIYAFKQAEKKMLAYARPLS, from the coding sequence ATGGATTTTTCAGTTGTGATTGACAGCTTACCTCTGTATTTTCAAGGTTTATGGACCACATTTTGGTTAGTGGGGCTCTCTTTAATAATCGGTTTATTGATTGCTATTCCAGCCGGAGTGGCTAGAACCAGTTCGAATCCTTTGATCAACTTTCCCGTGTGGTGTTATAGCTATTTCTTTCGTGGCACACCGTTATTAGTGCAGCTGTATTTAATTTATTACGGTAGTAATCAGTTCATGCAAGTTCGTGACACGTTATGGGAGCATGCTTGGTTTTGTGCATTAGTGGCTTTTGTCTTAAATACAGGGGCTTATACCGCAGAAATCTTTGCAGGGGCAATTAAAGGTTTGCATAAAGGGGAAATTGAAGCAGCAAAAGCTTACGGTATGCCGAAGTGGAAAATTTACCAACGTATTATTTTACCCAGTGCCTTAAGGCGAGCCTTACCTGCTTACAGTAATGAAGTGATCTTTATGCTTCACGGTTCAGCGGTGGCTGGTATTGTGACTGTGATGGACATCACGGGTGTGGCTCGCTTAGTGAACTCAAGAACGTATGCGCCGTTTGAAGCTTTCTTTACCGCCGGCGTATTCTATATGATCTTAAGTATGTCGATTATTTACGCGTTTAAACAAGCCGAGAAAAAGATGCTGGCTTACGCGAGACCTTTGAGTTGA
- a CDS encoding alginate lyase family protein → MKIKSKLLLNTIVVALSGQYAMASEFVQIDPVALNDLKVELKENKAVPLISDRYQDLLKDADKNLTKKNPSVMDKTIMPPSNDKHDYLSISRYWWPDSSKADGLPWIRKDGITNPDTQSDDVDRPRISRMSHAVYNLSLAYYLSGNEEYAEKAVSMVKTWFIDPETKMNPNLNYAQSVPGYNEGRRAGILDGRFIQTQILDSIKILENSKSWTKEDQEQMNTWLEQHLDWLTKSDIGIAGAKQTNNHGTWYRFQVSSLAYFLGEDDIVKQTINETKDSMKTQFATDGSQPEELARTRSFFYSGFNLNALSRVAIVADKFGDSIWQYQPEKGKSIKAGFNFILPVVHGEKWNYATPGIKLEYLIPALVKYNQYNPNDNFAKELQIITGYKGTDVQEVYNQLSILENNEM, encoded by the coding sequence ATGAAAATAAAGTCAAAATTATTATTAAATACGATTGTTGTCGCTCTTTCTGGCCAGTATGCAATGGCAAGTGAATTTGTTCAAATAGATCCTGTTGCTCTGAATGATTTGAAAGTAGAGTTAAAAGAGAATAAAGCAGTACCATTAATCAGTGACCGATATCAAGATTTATTAAAAGATGCAGATAAAAATTTAACCAAAAAGAATCCATCAGTTATGGATAAAACGATCATGCCACCGAGTAATGATAAGCATGATTATCTGAGTATTAGCCGTTATTGGTGGCCTGATAGTAGTAAAGCTGATGGGCTTCCGTGGATTCGTAAAGATGGGATTACTAATCCTGATACCCAAAGTGATGATGTTGACCGACCACGAATTAGTAGAATGAGTCATGCTGTTTATAATTTATCCTTAGCTTATTATCTTTCTGGAAATGAAGAATATGCAGAGAAAGCAGTCAGTATGGTTAAAACCTGGTTTATTGATCCTGAAACTAAAATGAATCCTAATTTGAATTATGCTCAATCGGTACCGGGATACAATGAGGGCAGACGAGCTGGAATTCTAGATGGGCGTTTTATTCAAACTCAAATTTTAGATTCCATTAAGATTCTTGAAAATTCAAAGTCATGGACAAAAGAAGATCAAGAGCAGATGAATACCTGGCTTGAACAACATTTAGATTGGTTAACTAAAAGTGATATTGGTATTGCGGGAGCTAAGCAAACGAATAATCATGGAACTTGGTATCGTTTCCAAGTGAGTTCTTTAGCTTACTTCTTAGGTGAGGATGATATTGTTAAGCAAACTATCAATGAAACCAAAGACAGTATGAAAACACAGTTTGCCACTGATGGTTCTCAACCAGAAGAGTTAGCCCGTACAAGAAGTTTCTTTTACAGTGGTTTTAACTTAAATGCACTTAGTCGTGTTGCCATTGTTGCCGATAAATTTGGCGATTCTATTTGGCAATATCAACCAGAAAAAGGAAAAAGTATTAAAGCAGGGTTTAACTTTATACTGCCTGTTGTCCATGGTGAAAAATGGAATTATGCTACTCCTGGTATCAAGCTAGAGTATCTGATTCCTGCATTAGTAAAATACAATCAATACAATCCAAATGATAACTTTGCTAAAGAACTACAAATCATTACTGGATATAAAGGGACTGATGTTCAAGAAGTGTATAATCAACTATCAATACTAGAAAATAACGAAATGTAA
- a CDS encoding ABC transporter permease — translation MLDFLQGYEHTILQGALVTIEVALLSLVVAVLLGILGALAKLSPYRGLRTLATIYTTIIRGIPDLVLMMLIFFGGQILLNNSLYSLNEQINSWMTQYDPSHEWMSYLPDYIDVSPFTAGVLTIGFIFGAYMAETFRGAIMAVDHGELEAAKAYGMSATMSFRRILLPQMVRHAIPGFGNNWLVLLKTTALVSIIGLDDMVRVGALAAGSTKMPFTFYMTVSVIFLFFTSVSIGLLRLLERKYTIHIR, via the coding sequence ATGTTAGATTTTTTACAAGGTTATGAACACACCATTTTACAAGGCGCTTTGGTTACGATCGAAGTCGCGTTGCTATCTTTGGTTGTGGCGGTGTTGCTTGGTATTTTAGGAGCACTGGCAAAGTTATCGCCTTATCGTGGATTACGTACGCTCGCGACCATTTACACCACTATTATACGAGGCATTCCTGACCTTGTGCTCATGATGCTGATCTTCTTTGGTGGGCAAATCCTGCTGAATAATTCTTTATATTCACTCAATGAGCAGATCAACAGTTGGATGACCCAATATGATCCTAGTCATGAGTGGATGTCTTATTTACCCGATTATATTGATGTCAGTCCTTTTACCGCTGGAGTGTTAACCATTGGCTTTATTTTCGGTGCTTATATGGCTGAAACTTTTCGCGGAGCCATCATGGCAGTCGATCATGGTGAATTAGAGGCCGCTAAAGCTTATGGCATGAGCGCTACGATGTCTTTTCGTCGTATTTTATTACCGCAAATGGTGCGTCATGCTATCCCAGGGTTTGGGAATAATTGGTTAGTTTTATTAAAAACCACGGCTCTGGTGTCGATTATTGGTTTGGATGATATGGTTCGAGTTGGGGCGTTGGCCGCGGGCTCTACTAAAATGCCATTTACTTTTTATATGACAGTTTCCGTGATCTTCTTATTTTTTACCAGTGTATCTATTGGCTTATTAAGGTTATTAGAGCGCAAATATACGATTCATATAAGGTAG
- a CDS encoding ribosomal protein uL16 3-hydroxylase, translating to MYQLSFSLETFLKEFWQKKPTVIKGGFFTESPQSGFVDPISPDELAGLAMEEVIDSRFVSNHNNQWTAEHGPFSEDKFSDLPESHWSLLVQAANHWHSDVAQLVTPFQSMPGWLFDDVMISFAVENGGVGPHIDQYDVFICQGMGKRRWRVGAKDEGQYEEVIQAQALRQIKQFDAIIDEVLEPGDILYIPPGFPHDGYALEPSMSYSVGFRSPKEQELLSNFADYILAHDIGDVHLHNPEQQTQTGFGMIQAQDTQHLTRMLTSALEDPNRIEDFLGCMLSQSRHQLNIIVPEEEFDADELMQHIQTEQPLYKVAGLRAVYHEHKPNTLYINGEVFELEEGLEPLAQILCDYDDIEPQTLRSLTSIPAAINLLTTLVNKGYWFNE from the coding sequence ATGTATCAACTTTCATTTAGCTTAGAGACTTTCCTCAAAGAATTCTGGCAAAAAAAGCCCACGGTCATCAAAGGTGGTTTTTTCACTGAGTCACCACAAAGTGGCTTTGTTGATCCGATCTCTCCAGACGAATTAGCGGGATTGGCAATGGAAGAAGTCATTGATTCACGCTTTGTTTCCAACCATAACAATCAATGGACCGCTGAACATGGCCCATTTTCTGAAGACAAATTTTCCGACCTACCTGAAAGCCATTGGTCTTTATTAGTTCAGGCAGCGAATCACTGGCACTCTGACGTTGCGCAATTAGTTACGCCTTTTCAATCTATGCCAGGCTGGTTATTTGATGATGTGATGATCAGTTTTGCTGTCGAAAATGGTGGGGTTGGACCACATATCGATCAATACGATGTTTTCATTTGCCAAGGCATGGGTAAGCGTCGCTGGCGTGTGGGTGCAAAAGATGAAGGTCAATATGAAGAAGTGATTCAAGCACAGGCCTTACGTCAAATTAAACAGTTTGATGCAATCATTGATGAGGTTCTAGAGCCGGGTGATATTTTATATATTCCACCGGGTTTCCCACATGATGGCTACGCTTTAGAGCCATCAATGAGCTATTCTGTAGGTTTCCGTTCGCCAAAAGAACAAGAGCTCTTAAGCAACTTTGCCGATTATATTTTGGCCCATGATATTGGCGATGTTCATCTGCACAACCCAGAACAACAAACTCAAACTGGTTTTGGCATGATCCAAGCGCAAGATACGCAACATTTAACCCGTATGTTAACCAGTGCGTTAGAAGACCCTAATCGTATTGAAGATTTCTTAGGTTGCATGTTAAGCCAGTCACGCCACCAGTTGAACATTATTGTGCCAGAAGAAGAATTTGATGCCGATGAACTCATGCAACATATCCAAACTGAGCAACCACTCTACAAAGTGGCCGGCTTACGTGCGGTCTATCATGAGCATAAGCCCAATACTTTATACATTAATGGCGAAGTCTTTGAACTGGAAGAAGGCCTTGAACCACTAGCGCAAATCCTATGTGATTATGATGATATCGAGCCACAAACTTTACGCTCTTTAACCAGCATTCCCGCTGCAATTAACTTATTGACGACCTTAGTCAACAAAGGCTATTGGTTCAACGAATAA
- a CDS encoding ABC transporter substrate-binding protein: MKKWFLAATLAATALSGAAQAKDWKTVRFATEGAYPPFNYTNADGTLAGFDVDLANALCEEMQAKCQIVAQDWDGIIPALLARKYDAIIAGMSITEERKKKVAFTHKYALIPNKFIAKKGANLQFTKEGLKGVKIGVQRSTTHDQYIEDNYKGIVDVSRYGTFDEAYLDLEGGRIDAVFGDASALQSGMLDKKEGYEFTGPSLTDAQWFGDGFGIAVRKQDQDLATQLNTAIDSLRAKGIYQKIAAKYFSYDVYGE, translated from the coding sequence ATGAAAAAGTGGTTTTTAGCAGCGACATTGGCTGCAACAGCATTATCAGGGGCAGCACAAGCCAAGGATTGGAAGACGGTTCGTTTTGCGACAGAAGGCGCTTATCCTCCCTTTAACTATACCAATGCCGATGGCACGTTAGCTGGATTTGATGTTGACCTTGCTAATGCACTTTGTGAAGAGATGCAGGCTAAGTGTCAGATTGTCGCTCAAGATTGGGATGGCATTATTCCAGCACTACTTGCTCGTAAATATGATGCGATTATCGCGGGCATGTCGATTACCGAAGAACGTAAGAAAAAAGTCGCGTTTACACATAAATACGCTTTGATCCCTAATAAGTTTATTGCGAAAAAAGGTGCCAATCTCCAGTTTACTAAAGAAGGTCTAAAAGGAGTTAAGATTGGCGTTCAACGTTCAACCACTCATGATCAATATATCGAAGATAATTACAAAGGCATTGTAGATGTTTCTCGCTATGGCACATTTGATGAAGCTTACCTAGATTTAGAAGGTGGGCGAATCGATGCGGTATTTGGTGATGCTTCTGCTTTGCAAAGTGGCATGCTAGATAAAAAAGAAGGCTATGAGTTTACAGGCCCATCATTGACTGACGCTCAGTGGTTCGGTGACGGCTTTGGTATTGCGGTGCGTAAGCAAGATCAAGACTTAGCGACTCAATTAAATACAGCGATCGATTCTCTGCGTGCAAAAGGTATTTATCAGAAAATTGCCGCGAAATATTTCTCTTATGACGTTTACGGTGAATAA
- a CDS encoding ABC transporter ATP-binding protein yields the protein MTDVPALRIKDLHKTFGKNEVLKGISLSANKGDVISIIGSSGSGKSTFLRCINLLETPTSGDIWVNDELIQMKTNRKNEVFPADDKQVQRIRSRLAMVFQSFNLWSHLTVLENVIEAPVHVLGVPKAQAIENAKLLLKKVGLYDRKDYYPGHLSGGQQQRAAIARALAVEPEVMLFDEPTSALDPELVGEVLGVMRDLAEEGRTMLVVTHEMAFARDVSSHVMFLHQGKVEEQGAPEKLFNHPESERFKQFISSVY from the coding sequence ATGACGGATGTACCCGCGCTACGTATCAAAGACTTACATAAGACTTTTGGGAAAAATGAAGTTCTCAAAGGTATTTCATTATCTGCCAATAAAGGCGACGTGATTTCTATTATCGGATCTTCTGGGTCAGGTAAAAGTACTTTTCTTCGTTGTATCAATCTATTAGAAACGCCAACCTCAGGTGATATCTGGGTTAATGATGAATTAATTCAGATGAAAACTAACCGTAAAAATGAAGTTTTTCCCGCCGATGATAAACAAGTTCAACGTATTCGCTCACGTTTAGCGATGGTTTTCCAAAGCTTTAATCTTTGGTCACACTTGACCGTACTTGAAAATGTGATCGAGGCTCCAGTTCATGTATTAGGTGTCCCGAAAGCTCAAGCGATTGAAAATGCAAAACTGCTGCTAAAGAAAGTGGGGTTGTATGATCGTAAAGATTATTACCCGGGCCATTTATCCGGTGGTCAGCAACAACGGGCAGCAATTGCGAGAGCGTTAGCCGTTGAGCCAGAAGTGATGCTATTTGATGAACCGACCTCGGCTCTTGACCCTGAGTTGGTCGGAGAAGTGTTAGGGGTTATGCGTGATTTAGCCGAAGAGGGGCGCACCATGCTGGTGGTGACGCACGAAATGGCCTTTGCACGTGATGTTTCAAGTCATGTGATGTTTTTACACCAAGGAAAAGTAGAAGAACAAGGCGCACCAGAGAAATTATTTAATCATCCGGAATCGGAGCGCTTCAAGCAATTTATTTCTTCGGTGTATTAA
- the purB gene encoding adenylosuccinate lyase: MELSGLTAVSPVDGRYGSKTIALRSIFSEYGLLKYRTIVEIRWLQKLSETAAITEVPAFSAEANQYLNELAANFSEEDANRIKTIERTTNHDVKAVEYFLKEKVEAVPELHAVSEFLHFACTSEDINNTSHALMLKEARDEVILPAIREIIDAIKGLAVEYRDIPLLSRTHGQPASPSTMGKEMANVAYRMERQYKQIENVEILAKINGAVGNYNAHLSAYPELDWHKFSEEFITESLGVDWNPYTTQIEPHDYIAELFDAIARFNTILIDFDRDVWGYIALGHFKQKTIAGEIGSSTMPHKVNPIDFENSEGNLGLANAIFTHLAQKLPISRWQRDLTDSTVLRNLGVGCGYAIIAYSSVMRGISKLEVNQAALEAELDKNWEVLAEPVQTVMRRYGIEKPYEKLKELTRGKRVDGEGMRAFIDGLEIPQEEKDRLKQMTPANYIGDAVKLTDLLK, encoded by the coding sequence ATGGAACTGTCAGGATTGACTGCTGTTTCACCGGTAGACGGCCGCTATGGAAGTAAAACGATTGCGTTACGCAGCATCTTTAGTGAATATGGCCTCCTAAAATACCGTACTATCGTTGAAATTCGTTGGTTACAGAAGCTTTCAGAGACCGCAGCTATTACAGAAGTCCCTGCATTTAGTGCCGAAGCCAACCAATACTTAAACGAACTTGCAGCCAACTTTAGTGAAGAAGATGCAAACCGTATTAAAACGATTGAGCGCACCACTAACCATGATGTAAAAGCGGTTGAATATTTCCTAAAAGAAAAAGTAGAAGCGGTTCCTGAGCTACATGCCGTTAGCGAATTTCTTCACTTTGCTTGTACTTCTGAAGATATCAATAACACTTCTCACGCATTAATGCTTAAAGAAGCCCGTGATGAGGTCATTCTGCCTGCTATTCGCGAAATCATTGATGCGATTAAAGGTCTTGCGGTTGAATATCGTGATATCCCACTATTATCGCGTACTCACGGCCAACCTGCTTCTCCATCGACCATGGGTAAAGAAATGGCAAACGTGGCGTACCGTATGGAACGTCAATACAAGCAAATTGAGAACGTTGAAATTCTAGCGAAAATCAATGGTGCAGTAGGTAACTACAACGCGCACCTTTCAGCGTACCCAGAATTAGATTGGCACAAATTCAGTGAAGAGTTTATTACTGAGTCACTAGGCGTAGATTGGAACCCGTACACCACTCAAATCGAACCGCATGATTACATTGCAGAGCTATTTGATGCGATTGCACGTTTCAATACTATCTTAATCGACTTCGACCGTGATGTTTGGGGCTATATCGCTCTAGGTCACTTTAAGCAAAAAACCATTGCTGGCGAAATCGGCTCTTCAACCATGCCGCATAAAGTTAACCCAATTGACTTTGAAAACTCAGAAGGTAACTTGGGCTTAGCCAATGCTATCTTCACTCACCTTGCGCAAAAACTGCCAATTTCTCGCTGGCAACGTGACCTTACTGACTCAACCGTATTACGTAACCTAGGCGTGGGTTGTGGCTATGCCATCATCGCTTACTCTTCTGTTATGCGTGGTATCAGTAAACTTGAAGTCAACCAAGCCGCACTAGAAGCTGAACTAGACAAAAACTGGGAAGTATTGGCTGAGCCGGTACAAACAGTCATGCGTCGTTACGGCATTGAAAAACCATACGAGAAACTTAAAGAGTTAACTCGTGGCAAACGTGTTGATGGTGAAGGTATGCGTGCGTTTATCGACGGTCTGGAAATCCCACAAGAAGAAAAAGATCGCTTAAAACAAATGACACCAGCTAACTACATCGGTGATGCGGTTAAACTGACGGATTTATTGAAATAA
- the pflA gene encoding pyruvate formate lyase 1-activating protein — protein MSTIGRIHSYESCGTVDGPGIRFIVFMQGCLMRCMYCHNRDTWDTHGGKEVSVDEIIKEAKSYRHFMNASGGGITCSGGEAMLQPEFVRDLFRAAQAEGIHTCLDTNGYIRKHTEVVDEVLDATDLVMLDIKHMKDEIHHDFIGVSNRRTLDFARYLHKIGQKTWLRYVIVPGYTDDLEAAEMLGEFIKDMDNIEKIELLPYHKLGAHKWEALGHDYPLEGVEPPSKETMENVVAILSKYHNNVMF, from the coding sequence ATGTCTACTATCGGTCGTATTCACTCTTATGAATCCTGTGGCACAGTTGATGGCCCTGGAATTCGTTTCATCGTTTTTATGCAGGGCTGCTTAATGCGTTGCATGTATTGCCATAACCGCGATACATGGGACACTCATGGTGGTAAAGAAGTCTCTGTCGATGAAATTATTAAGGAGGCCAAATCTTACCGTCACTTTATGAATGCTTCAGGCGGCGGCATTACCTGTTCAGGTGGTGAAGCTATGTTACAACCTGAGTTTGTGCGTGACTTATTCCGTGCCGCGCAAGCAGAAGGCATTCACACTTGTCTTGATACTAATGGCTATATCCGTAAACACACCGAGGTTGTCGATGAAGTTCTGGATGCCACCGATCTTGTAATGCTAGATATCAAGCATATGAAAGATGAAATCCATCATGATTTTATTGGGGTATCTAATCGTCGTACGTTAGATTTTGCGCGCTATTTACATAAAATCGGCCAAAAAACATGGTTACGTTACGTTATCGTTCCAGGTTATACCGATGACTTAGAAGCGGCAGAAATGCTGGGTGAGTTCATTAAAGACATGGACAATATTGAAAAAATTGAATTGCTCCCTTATCACAAACTTGGTGCGCATAAGTGGGAAGCATTAGGGCATGATTATCCACTTGAAGGTGTTGAACCACCCTCAAAGGAAACAATGGAAAACGTCGTTGCGATATTGAGTAAATATCATAACAACGTGATGTTCTAA
- the pflB gene encoding formate C-acetyltransferase yields MAEQFAKAWEGFAEGDWQNEVNVRDFIQKNYTPYEGDESFLVSEGTEATNKLWAQVMEGIKVENKTLAPLDFDTSVISTITAHDAGYINKDLETIVGLQTEAPLKRAIIPNGGIRMVEGSCKAYGRELDPEVKKIYTEYRKTHNQGVFDIYTPDIMKCRKSGVLTGLPDAYGRGRIIGDYRRVALYGIDYLMKDKFAQFTSLQERFENGEDLTATMQLREEIAEQHRALGQIKEMAAKYGCDISRPAETAQEAIQWTYFGYLAAVKSQNGAAMSLGRTSSFLDIYVERDIAAGRITEEQAQEMIDHFVMKLRMVRFLRTPEYDELFSGDPIWATESMGGMGLDGRTLVTRTNFRFLNSLYTMGPSPEPNITVLWSEQLPAGFKHFCAKVSIDTSSIQYENDDLMRPDLQSDDYAIACCVSPMVVGKQMQFFGARANLAKTMLYTINGGVDEKLKIQVGPKMDKITGEYLDYDELWDKMDHFMDWLAKQYVTALNSIHYMHDKYSYEASLMALHDRDVRRTMACGIAGLSVAADSLSAIKYAKVKPIRDEDGLALDFEIEGDYPKFGNNDPRVDDIACELVSVFMGKIRKLKTYRNATPTQSILTITSNVVYGKKTGNTPDGRRAGTPFAPGANPMHGRDEKGAVASLTSVAKLPFADAQDGISYTFSIVPNALGKTDDAKKANLAGLMDGYFHHEAGVEGGQHLNVNVLNRETLEDAVKHPEKYPQLTIRVSGYAVRFNSLTSEQQQDVIARTFTESL; encoded by the coding sequence ATGGCAGAGCAATTTGCTAAAGCTTGGGAAGGTTTTGCTGAAGGTGATTGGCAAAACGAAGTAAACGTTCGTGATTTCATTCAAAAGAACTATACACCATATGAAGGTGATGAATCTTTCCTAGTTTCTGAGGGTACTGAAGCAACTAACAAGCTTTGGGCTCAAGTAATGGAAGGTATCAAGGTTGAGAACAAGACTCTTGCTCCACTTGATTTTGACACTTCTGTTATTTCTACCATCACTGCACACGATGCAGGTTACATCAACAAAGATCTTGAAACTATCGTTGGTCTTCAAACTGAAGCTCCACTAAAACGCGCTATCATCCCTAACGGTGGTATTCGCATGGTTGAAGGTTCTTGTAAAGCTTACGGTCGTGAATTAGACCCAGAAGTTAAGAAGATCTACACAGAATATCGTAAAACTCATAACCAAGGTGTTTTCGATATCTATACTCCAGACATCATGAAATGTCGTAAATCTGGCGTATTAACTGGTCTTCCAGATGCATACGGTCGTGGTCGTATCATTGGTGACTACCGTCGCGTAGCGCTATACGGTATTGATTACCTAATGAAAGACAAATTCGCTCAATTCACGTCTCTACAAGAGCGTTTTGAAAATGGCGAAGACCTAACTGCAACAATGCAATTACGTGAAGAAATCGCAGAGCAACACCGTGCACTAGGCCAAATCAAAGAAATGGCTGCAAAATACGGTTGTGATATCTCTCGCCCAGCAGAAACTGCACAAGAAGCAATCCAATGGACTTACTTCGGTTACCTAGCAGCAGTTAAATCTCAAAACGGCGCGGCAATGTCTCTTGGTCGTACTTCAAGCTTCCTAGATATCTACGTAGAACGTGATATCGCTGCAGGTCGCATCACTGAAGAACAAGCTCAAGAAATGATCGACCACTTCGTAATGAAACTACGTATGGTTCGTTTCCTACGTACTCCTGAATACGATGAATTGTTCTCTGGTGACCCAATCTGGGCAACAGAATCAATGGGTGGTATGGGTCTTGACGGACGTACACTAGTTACTCGTACTAACTTCCGTTTCCTAAACAGCCTATACACAATGGGTCCAAGCCCAGAGCCAAACATCACTGTTCTTTGGTCTGAGCAACTACCTGCTGGCTTTAAGCACTTCTGTGCAAAAGTATCTATCGATACTTCTTCTATCCAGTATGAAAACGATGACCTAATGCGTCCTGACCTACAATCTGATGACTACGCAATCGCATGTTGTGTATCTCCAATGGTTGTTGGTAAACAAATGCAGTTCTTCGGTGCTCGTGCAAACCTTGCGAAAACTATGCTTTACACCATCAACGGTGGTGTGGATGAGAAGCTAAAAATCCAAGTTGGTCCAAAAATGGACAAAATCACTGGTGAATACCTTGATTACGACGAGTTGTGGGACAAAATGGACCACTTCATGGATTGGTTAGCAAAACAATACGTAACAGCATTGAACTCTATCCACTACATGCACGACAAATACAGCTACGAAGCGTCTCTAATGGCTCTTCATGACCGTGACGTTCGTCGTACAATGGCTTGTGGTATTGCGGGTCTATCTGTTGCAGCTGACTCACTATCTGCAATCAAATACGCAAAAGTTAAACCAATCCGTGATGAAGATGGTCTAGCTCTCGATTTCGAAATCGAAGGTGATTATCCTAAATTCGGTAACAACGACCCACGCGTTGATGACATCGCATGTGAACTTGTTTCTGTATTCATGGGCAAAATCCGTAAGCTTAAGACTTACCGCAACGCGACTCCTACTCAGTCAATTCTTACTATCACTTCAAACGTGGTATACGGTAAGAAAACTGGTAACACTCCAGACGGTCGTCGCGCTGGTACTCCATTCGCTCCAGGTGCTAACCCAATGCACGGCCGCGATGAGAAAGGTGCTGTAGCCTCTCTAACTTCAGTAGCGAAACTACCGTTTGCTGATGCACAAGATGGTATCTCTTACACCTTCTCTATCGTACCTAATGCACTAGGTAAAACTGACGATGCGAAGAAAGCGAACCTTGCTGGTCTAATGGATGGTTACTTCCACCATGAAGCAGGCGTTGAAGGTGGCCAACACCTAAACGTGAACGTTCTTAACCGTGAAACTCTTGAAGACGCTGTTAAGCACCCAGAGAAATACCCTCAGCTAACTATCCGTGTATCGGGTTACGCTGTACGTTTCAACTCTCTGACTTCAGAGCAACAACAAGACGTTATCGCACGTACTTTCACTGAATCTCTATAA